A single region of the Thermofilaceae archaeon genome encodes:
- a CDS encoding type II secretion system F family protein gives MAPGWLLNLAKRLSEKAGVFKEIYYTAGFEEPFESYLGKWLLAYIASAPAITALTAYLHGLVFKYPLPFTIILTVIILVIYTLLFALIFLYYPVYRRYSRGVSIDSRLPYTIAYFAALASSGMGLEAIVERVAEVEEVKATKRELELFLTEVKLLGLDVLSALDRRARASPSILLSLFFSGLRDAYITAGNLYEYAAFMARRLLEMKRNELRNIVNSISMVAEMYVTLMVAAPLMFVVMLAVIAMMGGTVGGLPPQLIIALILVVGIPASAAATLVILDGILSKV, from the coding sequence GTGGCTCCGGGCTGGCTTCTAAACCTCGCTAAGCGCTTGAGCGAGAAAGCTGGAGTCTTCAAGGAAATCTACTACACGGCCGGTTTCGAGGAGCCTTTCGAATCCTACCTGGGGAAGTGGCTGCTAGCCTACATCGCTTCAGCGCCGGCTATTACAGCCCTCACGGCCTACCTCCACGGGTTGGTGTTCAAGTACCCCTTACCCTTCACCATCATCTTGACGGTTATTATCCTGGTCATCTACACACTGCTTTTCGCGCTCATCTTCCTCTACTACCCCGTGTACAGGAGGTACTCCAGAGGGGTCAGTATCGATTCGCGGCTGCCGTACACTATCGCTTACTTTGCTGCTCTCGCATCATCCGGGATGGGTCTTGAAGCGATCGTTGAGAGGGTTGCCGAAGTTGAGGAAGTGAAGGCGACGAAGAGGGAGCTCGAGTTGTTCCTAACGGAGGTTAAGCTCCTAGGCTTGGACGTGCTGTCGGCTCTCGATAGGAGGGCAAGGGCGAGCCCCTCGATCCTGCTCTCGCTCTTCTTCTCGGGTCTCAGGGACGCTTACATCACGGCGGGCAACCTGTACGAGTACGCGGCCTTCATGGCCCGACGCTTGCTCGAGATGAAGAGGAACGAGTTGAGGAACATCGTGAACTCAATCTCGATGGTGGCTGAGATGTACGTCACGCTGATGGTTGCTGCACCGCTGATGTTCGTCGTGATGCTCGCAGTGATAGCGATGATGGGTGGGACTGTGGGGGGTCTGCCGCCGCAACTGATAATCGCGCTCATCCTTGTGGTGGGCATCCCGGCGTCCGCCGCAGCCACGCTCGTCATACTGGATGGCATACTCTCGAAGGTTTAA
- a CDS encoding type II secretion system F family protein: protein MPYVEVKGGVKALLAVLSITLAAVPAALAIALLGSRELVTVEIAPGLTLAWASDVYFLFSLAAAAAITPYAAVSFMNRRYVEAIERRLPAFFEGVEEGVRAGMPLVRAVETAAKSVGGPLASEMLTVVSRVELGDTLEGALEGLVKRIPAPALKRAASLLLVAYQSGGRVGEVLGAAAEMYGLLRSYEEERRATMAPYAYAIYVSLIVFLLVATILLLVFIAPLEALGREAAQLLTPLPPPLFKATFFMAAAIQAFVGGLVAGKISRGTVKAGLPQAVGMLVAVAAYFHLLEVFLEPAFTIPPG from the coding sequence TTGCCTTACGTTGAGGTGAAGGGGGGCGTTAAGGCCCTGCTAGCCGTGTTATCCATAACGCTAGCCGCTGTTCCTGCGGCATTGGCTATTGCTCTGCTCGGCTCCCGCGAGCTCGTTACGGTGGAGATTGCGCCCGGCCTTACGCTCGCTTGGGCTAGCGACGTGTACTTCCTCTTCTCCCTGGCGGCTGCGGCAGCTATCACCCCTTACGCAGCGGTCAGCTTCATGAACAGGAGGTACGTTGAAGCGATTGAGAGGCGTTTACCGGCTTTCTTCGAGGGGGTGGAGGAGGGCGTTCGCGCCGGCATGCCCCTGGTTAGAGCGGTGGAGACAGCGGCCAAATCCGTTGGGGGGCCGTTAGCGAGCGAGATGCTTACTGTTGTAAGCAGAGTGGAGCTCGGCGATACGCTCGAGGGTGCTCTCGAGGGGCTTGTGAAGCGGATTCCAGCGCCGGCTTTGAAGAGGGCGGCCAGCCTTCTGCTCGTAGCCTACCAGAGCGGGGGTAGGGTGGGGGAGGTTCTGGGTGCTGCAGCTGAGATGTATGGGCTGCTGAGGAGCTACGAGGAGGAGAGGAGGGCTACGATGGCCCCGTACGCCTACGCCATCTACGTTTCGCTGATTGTTTTCCTGCTTGTAGCCACGATCCTTCTGCTAGTTTTCATTGCTCCGTTGGAAGCGCTCGGCAGGGAAGCTGCGCAGCTTTTAACACCTCTTCCCCCTCCACTCTTCAAGGCGACGTTCTTCATGGCTGCGGCTATACAAGCGTTCGTCGGCGGCTTAGTCGCCGGCAAGATCAGCAGGGGTACTGTTAAAGCCGGCCTCCCCCAAGCGGTGGGCATGCTCGTCGCTGTTGCAGCCTACTTCCATCTATTGGAAGTATTTTTGGAACCTGCTTTCACCATACCGCCCGGTTAG
- a CDS encoding iron-sulfur cluster assembly protein, whose product MITKEKVIEALRKVYDPEIPVNIYDLGLIYDVRIEGERVEVKMTLTAPGCPISAFMPAMVEDAIRTELPEVKEVDVEVVWDPPWTPLRMTEEGRRRIKELYGVDIVEEWLKRAQQ is encoded by the coding sequence GTGATCACGAAGGAGAAGGTCATAGAGGCTCTACGAAAGGTCTACGACCCTGAGATACCGGTCAACATTTACGACCTGGGCCTGATCTACGACGTACGGATCGAGGGGGAGCGAGTTGAGGTTAAGATGACGCTGACGGCACCAGGCTGCCCGATCTCCGCCTTCATGCCGGCAATGGTCGAGGACGCAATCAGAACCGAGCTGCCGGAGGTCAAAGAGGTCGACGTGGAGGTCGTCTGGGATCCACCGTGGACCCCTCTCAGGATGACGGAGGAGGGGAGGAGGAGGATCAAGGAGCTGTACGGCGTGGATATAGTCGAGGAGTGGCTGAAAAGGGCTCAACAATAA